A DNA window from Armatimonadota bacterium contains the following coding sequences:
- a CDS encoding glutamate--tRNA ligase — protein sequence MSVRVRYAPSPTGSPHVGNIRDALFKHLLAKHFGGVHILRIEDTDRARLVPGCEDEIVESLRWLNIEWQEGFGVGGPHEPYRQSERKELGIYQELIDQLLAKGMAYYAFDTPEELTEMREYQQINKLPIGYYGGKWRDAEPSAVEAALAEGRPYVIRQKVPKDSTIVIEDYIRGRIEWDSNTVDDPVLIKGDGMPTYHFAAMVDDHLMGITHIMRGEEWISSAPKHAALFDAFGWDRPVFCHCPVIKGKDGSKLSKRHGDTRVLDFRSAGFLPQALCNFVVLIGWAPGGDRELMSGKELEEAFTLDGLQPSPGVFDMDKLTWMNGHYIRALGVEELLAEIESFLSNPETKEYWSREANVESGTWQKLELLKSAISENRAYVEKVLPLEQERVQTLAQFGEACQFFFVDEVEFDPKATEKWFIGQEHVGPMFDAFIESLTGMDSISHDDCEKLVKDYAAKIGLEKIGPVVHPTRVALTGKTAGPGLFDLMSVLGPERMVARFKRAKSMLR from the coding sequence ATGTCTGTACGCGTTCGCTATGCCCCTAGTCCAACCGGAAGTCCCCACGTTGGCAATATTCGAGATGCACTCTTCAAGCATTTGCTGGCAAAGCACTTTGGCGGGGTTCACATTCTGCGAATCGAAGATACCGATCGTGCGAGATTGGTGCCGGGCTGTGAAGATGAAATCGTCGAGAGCCTTCGCTGGTTGAACATCGAGTGGCAAGAGGGGTTTGGCGTCGGTGGCCCTCACGAACCGTATCGCCAAAGCGAGCGCAAAGAGCTGGGCATTTATCAGGAATTGATCGATCAACTTCTTGCCAAGGGGATGGCGTATTACGCCTTCGATACTCCCGAGGAGCTGACCGAAATGCGGGAGTATCAACAGATCAACAAGCTCCCGATCGGCTATTACGGCGGAAAGTGGCGGGATGCAGAACCGTCGGCAGTTGAAGCCGCTCTCGCCGAGGGCAGACCTTACGTTATCCGGCAGAAAGTGCCAAAGGATTCAACCATCGTGATCGAGGATTACATCCGTGGCCGGATCGAATGGGATAGCAACACGGTTGACGATCCAGTGTTGATCAAGGGAGATGGCATGCCAACTTATCACTTCGCGGCGATGGTTGACGACCATTTGATGGGCATCACCCACATCATGCGTGGCGAAGAATGGATCAGTTCCGCGCCAAAGCATGCTGCTTTGTTCGACGCATTTGGTTGGGATCGCCCGGTGTTTTGCCACTGCCCGGTGATCAAGGGCAAGGATGGCTCGAAGCTGAGCAAGCGACATGGTGACACTCGCGTTCTAGATTTTCGAAGCGCAGGGTTTTTGCCGCAGGCACTTTGCAATTTTGTAGTACTGATCGGCTGGGCGCCAGGCGGTGACCGTGAATTGATGTCCGGCAAAGAGTTGGAAGAAGCTTTCACCCTGGATGGGTTGCAGCCTTCGCCGGGCGTGTTTGACATGGACAAGCTCACTTGGATGAATGGTCATTACATTCGCGCGCTTGGCGTCGAAGAACTGCTCGCGGAGATCGAATCATTCCTGTCGAATCCAGAAACCAAGGAGTACTGGTCGCGCGAAGCAAACGTCGAATCAGGCACTTGGCAAAAGCTGGAACTGTTGAAGAGCGCGATCTCAGAGAACAGGGCTTATGTCGAGAAGGTGCTTCCACTCGAACAAGAGCGCGTTCAAACCCTCGCTCAGTTCGGTGAGGCTTGCCAGTTCTTCTTTGTCGATGAAGTCGAATTCGATCCGAAAGCGACAGAAAAATGGTTCATCGGCCAGGAGCATGTCGGGCCGATGTTCGATGCCTTCATTGAATCACTGACTGGCATGGACTCGATTTCGCACGATGATTGCGAAAAGTTGGTCAAAGACTATGCCGCAAAGATTGGGCTCGAAAAGATTGGTCCGGTGGTCCATCCAACCCGAGTTGCTCTCACCGGCAAGACGGCTGGACCAGGACTGTTTGACTTGATGAGCGTGCTCGGGCCGGAGCGGATGGTCGCGCGGTTCAAGCGCGCCAAGTCGATGCTTCGCTAA